A single Brachybacterium sillae DNA region contains:
- the serB gene encoding phosphoserine phosphatase SerB: protein MSDPRALLVSDVDSTFIRQEVIELVADHAGTRERVEEITDRAMRGELDFAHSLRERVRTLAGVPVAALQEVTAQLEPTPGALELVERCRAAGVRTALVSGGFHEVVDPLAQRAGVDHVVANRFGVQDGLLTGELDGPIVDAEGKAAALRELAARYGLPLARTVAVGDGANDVLMIRAAGRGVGFRPKPALRAEADAVIDGDSLVEVWPQIEAVLGAESV, encoded by the coding sequence ATGAGCGATCCCCGGGCCCTGCTGGTCAGTGATGTCGATTCCACCTTCATCCGTCAGGAGGTGATCGAACTGGTCGCCGACCATGCCGGGACCCGGGAGCGGGTGGAGGAGATCACCGACCGTGCCATGCGCGGGGAGCTCGACTTCGCCCATTCCCTGCGGGAGCGGGTGCGCACCCTCGCCGGGGTGCCGGTCGCGGCGCTGCAGGAGGTGACGGCGCAGCTGGAACCGACCCCCGGGGCCCTGGAACTGGTGGAGCGCTGCCGTGCCGCGGGTGTGCGCACCGCCCTGGTCTCCGGCGGCTTCCACGAGGTCGTCGACCCGCTCGCGCAGAGGGCCGGGGTGGACCACGTGGTGGCCAACCGTTTCGGCGTGCAGGACGGCCTGCTCACCGGCGAGCTCGACGGGCCGATCGTGGATGCGGAGGGCAAAGCCGCGGCACTGCGGGAGCTCGCCGCGCGGTATGGGCTGCCGCTGGCCCGGACGGTGGCCGTCGGTGACGGCGCCAATGATGTGCTGATGATCCGCGCCGCCGGTCGAGGTGTCGGCTTCCGTCCGAAGCCGGCGCTGCGCGCCGAGGCGGATGCCGTCATCGACGGGGACTCCCTGGTGGAGGTCTGGCCCCAGATCGAGGCGGTCCTGGGCGCGGAGAGCGTCTGA
- a CDS encoding SixA phosphatase family protein: MTASDPDSRLLLLMRHGKAESAAEQDHERELTDKGRNQARLIGEYLESQGVRPTRVLVSTAARTRATWEAVLSSMPGFDGRVTFHDDLYESGPQPVLDLLRTRKDKHHVVMVIGHEPTMSMLSTLLAGEESDSGSLAQARIGLPTGAMSVLSGPLEQWSDLREECLTLHTVVRP, from the coding sequence ATGACCGCTTCCGACCCTGACAGTCGCCTCCTGCTCCTCATGCGCCACGGCAAGGCCGAGAGCGCCGCGGAGCAGGACCACGAGCGGGAACTCACCGACAAGGGCCGCAACCAGGCCCGGCTGATCGGCGAGTACCTCGAGTCACAGGGGGTGCGGCCGACGAGGGTGCTGGTCTCCACCGCGGCGCGCACCCGCGCCACCTGGGAGGCGGTGCTGTCGTCCATGCCGGGTTTCGACGGCCGCGTCACCTTCCACGACGACCTGTACGAGAGCGGCCCGCAGCCGGTGCTGGATCTGCTGCGGACCCGCAAGGACAAGCACCACGTGGTGATGGTGATCGGCCACGAGCCCACCATGTCGATGCTGTCGACGCTGCTGGCGGGGGAGGAGTCCGATTCCGGGTCCCTCGCGCAGGCGCGCATCGGTCTGCCGACCGGCGCGATGAGCGTCCTGTCCGGTCCCCTCGAGCAATGGTCCGATCTGCGCGAGGAGTGTCTCACCCTGCACACGGTCGTGCGCCCCTGA
- a CDS encoding beta-ketoacyl-ACP reductase — protein MTDAPATEPRSVLVTGGNRGIGRAIAEEFLRRGDKVAVTSRSGQGGPEGALTVAADITDGASLDAAIAEVEAAHGPITVLVANAGITDDQLLLRMSDESFESVVDTNLTGAFRSVRRVIKSMIRARRGRIVLISSVVGLYGSPGQVNYAASKAGLVGIARSVTRELGSRGITANVVAPGYIDTDMTASLPDDLKDSYRKAIPAGRFADPAEVARVVAFLAGEDASYISGAVIPVDGGLGMGH, from the coding sequence ATGACCGATGCCCCCGCCACCGAGCCCCGCAGCGTCCTCGTCACCGGAGGCAACCGCGGCATCGGCCGCGCCATCGCCGAGGAGTTCCTGCGTCGGGGCGACAAGGTCGCCGTGACCTCCCGCTCCGGGCAGGGCGGCCCCGAGGGTGCCCTGACGGTCGCCGCCGACATCACCGACGGCGCCTCCCTCGACGCCGCCATCGCCGAGGTCGAGGCGGCGCACGGCCCCATCACTGTGCTGGTGGCGAACGCCGGCATCACCGACGATCAGCTGCTGCTGCGCATGAGTGACGAGTCCTTCGAGTCGGTCGTCGACACCAACCTCACCGGCGCCTTCCGCAGCGTCCGCCGCGTCATCAAGAGCATGATCCGCGCCCGCCGCGGCCGCATCGTCCTGATCTCCTCGGTGGTCGGCCTGTACGGGTCGCCGGGTCAGGTGAACTACGCCGCCTCCAAGGCGGGCCTGGTCGGTATCGCCCGTTCCGTCACCCGCGAGCTGGGTTCGCGCGGCATCACCGCCAACGTTGTCGCCCCCGGGTACATCGACACCGACATGACCGCGTCGCTGCCCGACGACCTCAAGGACTCCTACCGCAAGGCCATCCCGGCGGGCCGGTTCGCCGACCCCGCGGAGGTCGCCCGCGTGGTGGCGTTCCTCGCCGGCGAGGACGCCTCCTACATCAGCGGCGCCGTCATCCCTGTCGACGGCGGTCTCGGCATGGGACACTGA